In the Gorilla gorilla gorilla isolate KB3781 chromosome 10, NHGRI_mGorGor1-v2.1_pri, whole genome shotgun sequence genome, one interval contains:
- the CLEC2B gene encoding C-type lectin domain family 2 member B has protein sequence MMTKHKKCFIIFGVLITTNIITLIVKLTRDSQSLCPYDWIGFQNKCYYFSKEEGDWNSSKYNCSTQHADLTIIDNIEEMNFLRRYKCSSDHWIGLKMAKNRTGQWVDGATFTKSFGMRGSEGCAYLSDDGAATARCYTERKWICRKRIH, from the exons atGATGACCAAACATaaaaagtgttttataatttttggtgttttaatAACAACTAATATTATTACTCTGATAG TTAAACTAACTCGAGATTCTCAGAGTTTATGCCCATATGATTGGATTGGTTTCCAAAACAAATGCtattatttctctaaagaagaagGAGATTGGAATTCAAGTAAATACAACTGTTCCACTCAACATGCCGACCTAACTATAATTGACAACATAGAAGAAATG AATTTTCTTAGGCGGTATAAATGCAGTTCTGATCACTGGATTGGACTGAAGATGGCAAAAAATCGAACAGGACAATGGGTAGATGGAGCTACATTTACCAAATC GTTTGGCATGAGAGGGAGTGAAGGATGTGCCTACCTCAGTGATGATGGTGCAGCAACAGCTAGATGTTACACCGAAAGAAAATGGATTTGCAGGAAAAGAATACACTAA